In the genome of Croceimicrobium hydrocarbonivorans, one region contains:
- a CDS encoding DUF5367 family protein translates to MNLKRAMLSAVLIWVLGVSAYTGSFFIHLMADPNLQANLVLTFALIPSAILGAKLYYRSGLKTNGFKLGTGMFFIAMLLDALITVPLFIIPEGGDHISFFSDPGFWFIAVEYILTVGLYWRFKVYARSRKLFS, encoded by the coding sequence ATGAATTTGAAAAGGGCAATGCTTTCGGCAGTTTTAATATGGGTATTAGGTGTAAGCGCTTATACAGGATCCTTCTTTATCCATCTCATGGCAGATCCTAATTTACAAGCCAATTTGGTCCTCACATTCGCCTTGATTCCCAGTGCTATTTTGGGGGCTAAATTGTACTATCGGAGTGGACTCAAGACTAATGGATTTAAGCTAGGTACTGGGATGTTTTTCATCGCGATGCTATTGGATGCACTTATCACGGTACCCCTATTTATTATTCCTGAAGGAGGTGATCATATTAGCTTTTTTAGCGATCCGGGATTTTGGTTTATCGCGGTAGAGTACATTTTAACCGTAGGATTGTATTGGCGATTTAAGGTCTACGCCAGAAGTCGAAAGCTTTTTAGTTAG
- a CDS encoding GNAT family N-acetyltransferase, producing the protein MLSTKRAYLRPLESSDFELLLEMYLEPDSNKYIAPLKDRSPEFYLIFLQTKQQQNQKEMGFWVAVEKASDQIIGTVNLNTYAPLAITHIGCHLRSAFWGKSYATELLSTMIKYGFEERDLPCIHGVFERDNLASRRLMKKLGFSFYRKEFVNEVPLEVYRLTIDEYQSS; encoded by the coding sequence ATGCTTAGTACGAAAAGAGCTTATTTGAGGCCTTTGGAGAGTTCCGACTTTGAGCTGCTCTTAGAAATGTACTTAGAGCCCGATTCCAATAAATATATCGCTCCCCTTAAAGATCGATCGCCAGAGTTTTATCTGATTTTCCTGCAGACTAAGCAGCAGCAAAATCAAAAGGAAATGGGATTCTGGGTGGCAGTTGAGAAAGCCTCAGATCAAATTATAGGTACAGTTAATCTCAATACCTATGCACCTTTGGCCATTACGCATATTGGTTGTCATTTGAGATCTGCTTTTTGGGGAAAGTCTTATGCCACTGAATTGCTAAGCACTATGATCAAGTATGGATTCGAGGAAAGGGACTTGCCCTGCATACATGGGGTTTTTGAAAGGGATAACCTCGCTTCAAGAAGACTTATGAAAAAGCTGGGCTTTAGCTTTTACCGGAAGGAGTTTGTAAATGAGGTGCCGCTGGAAGTTTATAGGCT